One Pseudonocardia sediminis DNA window includes the following coding sequences:
- a CDS encoding TatD family hydrolase: protein MSAHGRRERPEPPEPLGATTVDAHTHLDACGCESADDVTAAMDRAQAVGVTRAVTIADDLASARWAVQAAHWDDRVFAAVALHPTRTAAVTAEEFAEIEALAGDPRVVAVGETGLDYHWDHSPPEKQQESFRWHIDLAKRTGKPLMIHDREAHADVLRILREEGPPETVVFHCFSGDAAMARECADAGYVLSFAGPVTFKNAADLREAAGLVPDAQYLVETDAPFLTPHPHRGRANEPYCLPWTVRGIAAVRGDSAERVAEVTERNAERVFGLS from the coding sequence GTGAGCGCACACGGGCGCCGGGAACGTCCGGAGCCGCCGGAGCCGCTGGGCGCCACGACCGTGGACGCGCACACGCACCTCGACGCGTGCGGGTGCGAGTCCGCGGACGACGTCACGGCGGCGATGGACCGGGCGCAGGCGGTGGGTGTGACGCGTGCGGTCACGATCGCCGACGACCTGGCGTCGGCCCGGTGGGCGGTGCAGGCCGCGCACTGGGACGACCGGGTGTTCGCCGCCGTCGCGCTGCACCCGACGCGCACCGCCGCCGTCACGGCGGAGGAGTTCGCCGAGATCGAGGCGCTCGCGGGCGACCCGCGGGTGGTGGCGGTCGGGGAGACCGGGCTCGACTACCACTGGGACCACAGCCCGCCGGAGAAGCAGCAGGAGAGCTTCCGCTGGCACATCGATCTGGCCAAGCGCACCGGCAAGCCGCTGATGATCCACGACCGGGAGGCGCACGCCGACGTGCTGCGCATCCTGCGCGAGGAGGGCCCGCCGGAGACGGTGGTGTTCCACTGCTTCTCCGGCGACGCCGCGATGGCGCGCGAGTGCGCCGACGCCGGCTACGTGCTCTCGTTCGCCGGACCGGTCACGTTCAAGAACGCGGCCGATCTGCGCGAGGCGGCCGGGCTCGTCCCGGACGCGCAGTACCTCGTCGAGACCGACGCGCCGTTCCTGACGCCGCACCCGCACCGCGGACGGGCGAACGAGCCGTACTGCCTGCCGTGGACCGTCCGGGGCATCGCGGCCGTTCGTGGCGACTCGGCCGAACGGGTCGCCGAGGTGACCGAGCGCAACGCCGAACGGGTTTTCGGCCTGTCCTGA
- the rsmA gene encoding 16S rRNA (adenine(1518)-N(6)/adenine(1519)-N(6))-dimethyltransferase RsmA → MNAAPHPSGPGDPESRLLGPVEVRALAERLGLRPTKKLGQNFVHDPNTVRRIVRTAGVDDTDEVLEVGPGLGSLTLALLPVAARVHAVEIDPVLSGALAGTVADRAPALVDRLRITTADALRVTAEQLGVTADDPAAGPTAIVANLPYNVAVPVLLHLLAELPGLRTGLVMVQAEVADRMAAPPGSREYGAPSAKLAWYASARRAGPVPRAVFWPVPGVDSGLLAFTRREAPSDVPKAEVFAVVEAAFAQRRKALRSGLAGWAGSAAAAETALRSAGIDPMTRAERVDIAGFAAIAAARPA, encoded by the coding sequence GTGAACGCAGCACCTCACCCGTCGGGACCCGGCGACCCGGAGTCCCGGTTGCTCGGCCCGGTCGAGGTCCGCGCGCTCGCCGAACGGCTCGGCCTGCGGCCGACCAAGAAGCTCGGCCAGAACTTCGTGCACGATCCGAACACGGTGCGCCGCATCGTGCGCACCGCCGGCGTCGACGACACCGACGAGGTGCTCGAGGTCGGCCCCGGGCTCGGGTCGCTGACGCTGGCGCTGCTGCCCGTCGCCGCGCGGGTGCACGCCGTCGAGATCGACCCGGTGCTCTCCGGTGCGCTCGCCGGCACCGTCGCCGACCGCGCCCCGGCCCTGGTCGACCGTCTGCGGATCACCACCGCGGACGCGCTGCGGGTCACCGCCGAACAGCTCGGCGTCACCGCCGACGATCCGGCGGCCGGACCCACCGCGATCGTCGCGAACCTGCCCTACAACGTCGCCGTCCCGGTGCTGCTGCACCTGCTCGCCGAGCTGCCGGGCCTGCGCACCGGGCTGGTCATGGTGCAGGCCGAGGTGGCCGACCGGATGGCCGCGCCGCCCGGGTCGCGCGAGTACGGGGCGCCGAGCGCGAAGCTCGCCTGGTACGCCTCGGCCCGCCGGGCCGGACCGGTGCCGCGCGCGGTGTTCTGGCCGGTCCCCGGCGTCGACTCCGGGCTGCTGGCGTTCACCCGCCGCGAGGCGCCGTCGGACGTGCCGAAGGCGGAGGTGTTCGCCGTCGTCGAGGCCGCGTTCGCGCAGCGCCGCAAGGCGCTGCGGTCCGGGCTGGCCGGCTGGGCCGGGTCCGCCGCGGCCGCCGAGACCGCCCTGCGCAGTGCGGGGATCGACCCGATGACCCGCGCCGAGCGCGTCGACATCGCCGGGTTCGCGGCGATCGCCGCCGCCCGCCCGGCCTGA
- a CDS encoding 4-(cytidine 5'-diphospho)-2-C-methyl-D-erythritol kinase, producing MLSAVPRPVTVRVPAKINLHLAVGGVREDGYHDLVTVFHAVSLFDEVSVEHAEAPTLEVHGDSVAEVPIDATNLAWRAVEMLAARAGREPDVRVVLRKGIPVAGGMAGGSADAAGALVALSNLWRMELSREELSVMAAELGSDVTFALHGGTALGTGRGEQVIPVLARHRLHWVIALARGGLSTPAVFGELDRLRGDTEPVERPVEPVLEALAGGDPRQLALNLGNDLQAAAVSMAPDLRRTLRAGVNAGALAGLVSGSGPTCAFLCADADATVEVAAELAGAGVCRTVRVAQGPVGGARVVDDSEPPPGSPPPGSPPSGRGGADGSGAWPPVRA from the coding sequence GTGCTGTCCGCCGTTCCACGTCCGGTGACCGTCCGGGTCCCCGCGAAGATCAACCTCCATCTCGCCGTCGGCGGGGTCCGTGAGGACGGCTACCACGATCTGGTCACCGTGTTCCACGCGGTGAGCCTGTTCGACGAGGTCTCGGTCGAGCACGCGGAGGCGCCCACCCTCGAGGTGCACGGCGACAGCGTGGCCGAGGTCCCGATCGACGCCACGAACCTGGCCTGGCGCGCGGTCGAGATGCTCGCCGCCCGGGCCGGCCGCGAACCGGACGTCCGGGTCGTGCTGCGCAAGGGGATCCCGGTCGCCGGCGGCATGGCCGGCGGGTCCGCCGACGCCGCCGGAGCACTCGTCGCGCTGTCGAACCTGTGGCGCATGGAGCTGTCCAGGGAGGAGCTGTCCGTGATGGCCGCCGAGCTCGGCTCCGATGTCACGTTCGCCCTGCACGGCGGCACCGCGCTGGGCACCGGGCGCGGCGAGCAGGTCATCCCCGTCCTGGCCCGGCACCGCCTGCACTGGGTGATCGCGCTGGCCCGCGGCGGGCTGTCCACCCCGGCCGTGTTCGGCGAGCTGGACCGGCTGCGCGGCGACACCGAGCCCGTCGAGCGTCCGGTCGAGCCGGTGCTCGAGGCGCTGGCCGGGGGAGACCCGCGCCAGCTCGCGCTGAACCTGGGCAACGACCTGCAGGCCGCCGCCGTGTCGATGGCCCCGGACCTGCGCCGCACGCTGCGCGCCGGGGTGAACGCGGGCGCACTCGCCGGGCTGGTGTCCGGCTCCGGCCCGACGTGCGCGTTCCTCTGCGCCGACGCCGACGCCACCGTCGAGGTGGCCGCCGAGCTGGCCGGCGCCGGCGTGTGCCGGACCGTGCGCGTCGCGCAGGGCCCGGTCGGCGGCGCCCGCGTCGTCGACGACTCCGAACCGCCGCCCGGCTCGCCCCCACCCGGCTCACCGCCGTCCGGGCGCGGTGGCGCCGACGGTTCCGGCGCCTGGCCCCCGGTGCGTGCCTGA
- a CDS encoding ABC-F family ATP-binding cassette domain-containing protein has product MAARTNLLNLESVTAHVPGDASRVLLDAVSLGVDRGERIGVVGLNGGGKSTLLDVLTGERAPEAGRVSRVNGLRMAHLAQRDTFPAGSRIRDVVLAGYDADHEWAADARVRDVLDGLGIADLERPTEGLSGGEKRRIALASALVGELDLVILDEPTNHLDVEGISWLARHLTERRCATVVVTHDRWFLDTVCTRTWEVAGGAVESYLGGYADWVYARAERSRQADAAEARRQNMARKELAWLRRGPPARTSKPRYRIEAAEALIADVPPPRNTVELLGFATNRLGRTVLELEDATVRVGGRTLLDDVTWRLGPGDRVGIVGVNGSGKTTLLRSLTGERELDSGRRVQGSTVKLAQLTQELVDLPKNMRVLEATEAVAKYVRFGKQEMTASSVLERLGFPAARQWTPVGQLSGGERRRLQLTRLLMDEPNVLLLDEPTNDLDVDTLANLEDLLDGWPGTLIVVSHDRYLTERVCDTVVALFGDGRITHLPGGIEEYMSRRAAAGVTGGSLSMASDPTANAGSTAATATAAGRGSASSAAEQRAARKEASRLERRMTTLTAKEEKLHAQLAEAATDPTRLQELGRELKDLVAERETIELEWLDAAERAES; this is encoded by the coding sequence ATGGCCGCCCGGACGAACCTGCTCAACCTCGAGTCGGTCACCGCGCACGTGCCCGGTGACGCCTCGCGGGTGCTGCTCGACGCCGTCTCCCTCGGGGTGGACCGCGGCGAGCGGATCGGCGTCGTCGGCCTCAACGGCGGCGGCAAGTCGACCCTGCTCGACGTCCTGACCGGGGAGCGCGCACCGGAGGCGGGCCGGGTCAGCCGCGTCAACGGCCTGCGGATGGCGCACCTGGCCCAGCGCGACACGTTCCCGGCCGGGTCCCGGATCCGCGACGTCGTGCTCGCCGGCTACGACGCCGACCACGAGTGGGCCGCCGACGCCCGCGTGCGCGACGTGCTCGACGGCCTCGGCATCGCCGACCTGGAGCGCCCCACCGAGGGCCTCTCCGGCGGCGAGAAGCGCCGGATCGCCCTGGCCAGTGCCTTGGTCGGCGAGCTGGATCTGGTGATCCTCGACGAGCCGACGAACCACCTCGACGTCGAGGGCATCAGCTGGCTGGCCCGGCACCTCACCGAGCGGCGCTGTGCGACCGTCGTCGTCACGCACGACCGCTGGTTTCTCGACACCGTCTGCACGCGGACCTGGGAGGTCGCGGGCGGAGCGGTGGAGAGCTACCTGGGCGGCTACGCGGACTGGGTCTACGCCCGTGCCGAGCGCAGCCGTCAGGCCGACGCCGCCGAGGCACGCCGGCAGAACATGGCGCGCAAGGAGCTGGCCTGGCTGCGCCGCGGCCCGCCCGCGCGCACGTCCAAGCCGCGGTACCGGATCGAGGCGGCCGAGGCGCTGATCGCCGACGTCCCGCCGCCGCGCAACACCGTCGAGCTGCTGGGCTTCGCGACGAACCGGCTCGGGCGCACCGTGCTCGAGCTGGAGGACGCGACCGTGCGGGTCGGCGGCCGCACCCTGCTCGACGACGTCACGTGGCGTCTCGGGCCGGGCGACCGGGTCGGCATCGTCGGGGTCAACGGCTCCGGCAAGACGACCCTGCTGCGGTCCCTGACCGGGGAGCGGGAGCTCGACTCCGGGCGCCGGGTCCAGGGCAGCACGGTCAAGCTCGCGCAGCTCACCCAGGAGCTCGTCGACCTGCCCAAGAACATGCGTGTGCTGGAGGCGACCGAGGCCGTCGCCAAGTACGTGCGGTTCGGCAAGCAGGAGATGACGGCGTCGTCGGTGCTGGAGCGGCTCGGGTTCCCGGCCGCACGGCAGTGGACGCCGGTCGGGCAGCTCTCCGGTGGCGAGCGCCGCCGGCTGCAGCTGACGCGGCTGCTGATGGACGAGCCCAACGTCCTGCTCCTCGACGAGCCGACGAACGACCTGGACGTCGACACCCTGGCCAACCTCGAGGACCTGCTCGACGGCTGGCCCGGCACGCTGATCGTGGTCAGCCACGACCGGTACCTCACCGAGCGGGTCTGCGACACGGTCGTCGCCCTGTTCGGCGACGGGCGGATCACGCACCTGCCCGGCGGGATCGAGGAGTACATGTCGCGGCGGGCCGCGGCCGGGGTCACCGGCGGCAGCCTGTCGATGGCCTCGGACCCGACGGCGAACGCGGGCTCCACGGCCGCGACGGCCACGGCGGCCGGCCGGGGCTCGGCGTCGAGCGCGGCCGAGCAGCGCGCGGCCCGCAAGGAGGCCTCCCGGCTGGAACGGCGGATGACGACGCTCACGGCCAAGGAGGAGAAGCTGCACGCGCAGCTCGCCGAGGCGGCCACCGACCCGACCCGGCTGCAGGAGCTCGGCCGTGAGCTCAAGGACCTCGTCGCCGAGCGCGAGACCATCGAGCTGGAGTGGCTCGACGCCGCCGAGCGCGCGGAGAGCTGA
- a CDS encoding ABC transporter permease, which yields MSTTLETRPATPPGPPTLDAGPSTPRVPSILRHGATLARRGIVKTVHSPEALIDVTLQPIIFLLLFVYVFGGAIAGDSASYLQFALPGVLLQTVVFASAGTGVGLAEDLKTGIFDRFRSLPISRGAPLLGAIGADLVRYLTSGVIMLAFGVLLGFRTDASPLAILAVFGLVIAFAFALCWIFTALAMVVREPRSVQGLSALIMLPITFASSVFVSTETMPGWLRGFASVNPVSLTADAVRGLLNGGPVAGPATASLLVAGVIVAVFAPLAVVLYRRRT from the coding sequence ATGAGCACCACCCTCGAGACCCGGCCGGCCACGCCGCCCGGACCGCCCACCCTCGACGCGGGACCGTCCACGCCCCGCGTCCCGTCGATCCTTCGCCACGGGGCCACCCTGGCCCGGCGCGGCATCGTCAAGACCGTGCACTCGCCCGAGGCACTGATCGACGTCACGCTGCAGCCGATCATCTTCCTGTTGCTGTTCGTGTACGTCTTCGGCGGCGCGATCGCCGGGGACAGTGCCTCCTACCTGCAGTTCGCCCTGCCCGGGGTGCTGCTGCAGACCGTCGTGTTCGCCTCCGCCGGTACCGGTGTCGGTCTGGCCGAGGACCTCAAGACCGGGATCTTCGACCGGTTCCGTAGCCTGCCGATCTCGCGCGGAGCCCCGCTGCTCGGCGCGATCGGTGCCGACCTGGTCCGCTACCTGACCTCCGGCGTGATCATGCTGGCGTTCGGCGTCCTGCTCGGGTTCCGCACCGACGCGTCACCGCTGGCCATCCTGGCGGTGTTCGGCCTGGTCATCGCGTTCGCGTTCGCCCTGTGCTGGATCTTCACGGCGCTGGCGATGGTGGTGCGCGAGCCGCGGTCGGTGCAGGGCCTCAGCGCTCTGATCATGCTGCCGATCACGTTCGCCAGCTCGGTGTTCGTCTCGACGGAGACGATGCCCGGGTGGCTGCGGGGCTTCGCCTCGGTCAACCCGGTGTCGCTGACCGCGGACGCCGTGCGTGGCCTGCTCAACGGTGGACCCGTGGCCGGCCCGGCGACGGCGTCGCTGCTCGTGGCGGGTGTGATCGTGGCGGTCTTCGCCCCGCTCGCGGTGGTCCTGTACCGGCGCCGGACCTGA
- a CDS encoding resuscitation-promoting factor, which produces MVEHVVRTGRTSRDAFGQHGGATPFPQGGAPAGLENTGRHRSLERPRTGRKTAVAAALFSLPTGGLAAAVLSPELPGAEQTASLKADLAASSTPLAAAAPQAAMSIVPVSSSATGTLQSAAASPMNGQQIVELQKMPAPEKVVEDDSLPEGTKTVVDPGAEGARSTIWRVNYAGGKEVSRERIGAGATTPAKPKVVKVGTKKKDAPASEAGDDAGKKAAPAVSGGAVWDKLSKCEAGGDWSTNSGNGYYGGLQFDTQTWNAYGGDEFAPRPDQASREEQIAVANKVKDDRGGYSAWPACSSKLGLS; this is translated from the coding sequence ATGGTCGAGCACGTCGTGCGCACTGGTCGTACGTCCCGCGATGCCTTCGGGCAGCACGGTGGCGCCACCCCCTTCCCCCAGGGCGGCGCTCCGGCGGGACTCGAGAACACCGGCCGGCACCGCAGCCTGGAGCGCCCGCGCACCGGGCGGAAGACCGCCGTGGCCGCCGCCCTGTTCTCCCTGCCCACCGGCGGTCTCGCCGCCGCGGTGCTCTCCCCGGAGCTCCCCGGCGCCGAGCAGACCGCGTCGCTGAAGGCCGACCTGGCCGCCAGCTCGACCCCGCTCGCCGCAGCCGCCCCCCAGGCCGCGATGAGCATCGTCCCGGTGTCGTCGTCGGCCACCGGCACGCTGCAGTCCGCGGCGGCCTCGCCGATGAACGGCCAGCAGATCGTCGAGCTGCAGAAGATGCCCGCCCCGGAGAAGGTCGTCGAGGACGACTCGCTGCCCGAGGGCACGAAGACCGTCGTCGACCCGGGTGCCGAGGGTGCCCGCAGCACGATCTGGCGTGTCAACTACGCCGGCGGCAAGGAGGTCTCGCGCGAGCGCATCGGCGCCGGCGCGACGACCCCGGCCAAGCCGAAGGTCGTCAAGGTCGGCACGAAGAAGAAGGACGCCCCGGCGTCCGAGGCGGGCGACGACGCCGGCAAGAAGGCGGCTCCGGCCGTCTCCGGCGGTGCCGTGTGGGACAAGCTGTCCAAGTGCGAGGCCGGCGGCGACTGGTCCACCAACTCGGGCAACGGCTACTACGGCGGCCTGCAGTTCGACACGCAGACCTGGAACGCCTACGGCGGCGACGAGTTCGCGCCGCGGCCCGACCAGGCCAGCCGCGAGGAGCAGATCGCGGTCGCCAACAAGGTCAAGGACGACCGCGGCGGCTACAGCGCCTGGCCGGCCTGCTCGTCCAAGCTCGGCCTGAGCTGA
- a CDS encoding DHA2 family efflux MFS transporter permease subunit produces MAERSRVVSADGTSPWPALWALVIGFFMILVDATIVTVATPALLSSLQADVNSVIWVTSAYLLAFAVPLLITGRLGDRYGPKQVYLVGLAVFTLASLWCGLTDTVGMLIVARVVQGLGASMMTPQTMAVITRTFPAAQRGRAMSLWGAVAGVATLVGPILGGVLVDSLGWEWIFIVNVPVGVVAFVAAWRLVPALETKIRSFDLLGVALSAVGLFLLVFGIQEGQRYDWGTITGPISVWSLIVAGLLVLAGFVYWQARNPGEPLISLTLFRDRNFSLANVAITTVGFAVTSQGFPLILYAQTVRGMTPTQSALLLAPLAILSGALAPFTGRLTDRVHPRWIAGFGMSTFVIGLFWLSWAMTADAPVWHLLLPIALIGVSNSCVWAPISTSATRNLPMDQAGGGSGVYNTTRQIGAVLGSAAIAVAMESRLAALMPAGTTGGSLEPGTGGALPPAARDAFAAAMAQALLLPAAVLVIGFAAVVFFATPRHLLARREPDRRETAAVAE; encoded by the coding sequence ATGGCCGAGAGGTCCCGGGTGGTCAGCGCGGACGGGACGAGCCCCTGGCCGGCGCTGTGGGCGCTGGTCATCGGGTTCTTCATGATCCTGGTCGACGCCACCATCGTCACCGTCGCGACGCCGGCGCTGCTGTCCTCGCTGCAGGCCGACGTCAACTCGGTGATCTGGGTGACGAGCGCCTACCTGCTCGCGTTCGCCGTCCCGCTGCTGATCACCGGCCGGCTCGGCGACCGGTACGGGCCCAAGCAGGTCTACCTCGTGGGCCTGGCCGTGTTCACGCTCGCGTCGCTGTGGTGCGGGCTGACCGACACCGTCGGCATGCTGATCGTGGCCCGGGTCGTGCAGGGCCTCGGCGCGTCGATGATGACGCCGCAGACGATGGCCGTGATCACCCGGACGTTCCCGGCCGCCCAGCGCGGACGCGCGATGAGCCTCTGGGGTGCCGTGGCCGGCGTCGCGACGCTGGTCGGGCCGATCCTGGGCGGCGTCCTGGTCGACTCGCTCGGCTGGGAATGGATCTTCATCGTCAACGTCCCGGTCGGTGTAGTCGCCTTCGTCGCGGCCTGGCGCCTGGTGCCCGCTCTCGAGACGAAGATCCGCAGCTTCGACCTGCTCGGGGTCGCGCTGTCCGCGGTGGGCCTGTTCCTGCTGGTCTTCGGCATCCAGGAGGGGCAGCGCTACGACTGGGGGACGATCACCGGACCGATCTCGGTCTGGTCGCTGATCGTCGCCGGGCTCCTCGTGCTCGCCGGGTTCGTCTACTGGCAGGCCCGCAACCCCGGCGAGCCGCTGATCTCGCTGACGCTCTTCCGGGACCGCAACTTCAGCCTGGCCAACGTCGCGATCACCACCGTCGGGTTCGCCGTGACCTCGCAGGGCTTCCCGCTGATCCTCTACGCGCAGACCGTCCGCGGCATGACCCCGACCCAGTCCGCGCTGCTGCTGGCGCCGCTGGCGATCCTCTCCGGCGCGCTGGCCCCGTTCACCGGGCGGCTCACCGACCGGGTGCACCCGCGCTGGATCGCCGGGTTCGGGATGAGCACGTTCGTGATCGGACTGTTCTGGCTCTCCTGGGCGATGACGGCCGACGCGCCGGTCTGGCACCTGCTGCTGCCGATCGCGCTGATCGGCGTGTCCAACTCCTGCGTGTGGGCGCCGATCAGCACCAGTGCCACCCGCAACCTGCCGATGGACCAGGCCGGTGGCGGCTCCGGGGTCTACAACACCACCCGCCAGATCGGGGCGGTGCTCGGCAGCGCCGCGATCGCGGTGGCGATGGAGTCGCGGCTCGCGGCGCTGATGCCCGCGGGCACCACCGGCGGGTCGCTGGAGCCGGGCACGGGGGGCGCCCTGCCTCCCGCCGCCCGGGACGCGTTCGCCGCGGCGATGGCCCAGGCCCTGCTGCTGCCGGCCGCGGTGCTGGTGATCGGGTTCGCGGCCGTGGTCTTCTTCGCCACCCCACGCCACCTCCTCGCACGCCGCGAGCCCGACCGGCGGGAGACCGCCGCCGTCGCGGAATGA
- the metG gene encoding methionine--tRNA ligase, producing the protein MSSAVLTAVAWPYANGPRHIGHVSGFGVPSDVFSRYRRMSGDRVLMVSGTDEHGTPIQVQADAEGLTPRQLADKYNGVITQDLQGLGLSYDLFTRTTTSNHYEVVQQMFLALYKNGYVVPKTQMGAISPSTGRTLPDRYVEGTCPICGYDGARGDQCDNCGNQLDPADLKNPRSKINGEVPKFVETEHFFLDLPAFSESLGSWLSTRTDWRPNVLRFSANLAENLKPRAITRDLDWGVPVPLDGWNEQSMKKIYVWFDAVIGYLSASVEWARRTPDPDAWKAWWTDPAAQAYYFMGKDNITFHSVMWPSILLGQNGAGDRGGEPGPFGTLNLPSEVVSSEYLTMSGSKFSTSRGTVIYVGDFLREFGPDALRYFISAAGPENQDTDFTWDEFVRRTNFELANEWGNLVNRSISLAHKNVGAIPTPTAPTDDDAAMLATSRAGFDTVGELLGRNRFKQALGEAMRVIGSANKYLSDQEPWKRKDDPERRDTILHTALQVVQDANTLLTPFLPHAAQKVHEALGNTGVWAAQPQLQEVDDLGDGPSYPVLTGDYAGEAARWESTPIEVGRPLAKPSPIFGKLDPKLGETGPEWAPISS; encoded by the coding sequence ATGAGTTCTGCCGTGTTGACCGCCGTGGCGTGGCCCTACGCCAACGGCCCACGGCACATCGGCCACGTATCCGGCTTCGGTGTGCCCTCCGACGTCTTCTCCCGCTACCGGCGGATGTCGGGGGACCGGGTGCTGATGGTCTCCGGGACCGACGAGCACGGCACGCCGATCCAGGTGCAGGCCGACGCCGAGGGGCTCACCCCGCGCCAGCTCGCGGACAAGTACAACGGCGTGATCACCCAGGACCTGCAGGGTCTCGGGCTGTCCTACGACCTGTTCACCCGCACCACGACCTCGAACCACTACGAGGTCGTGCAGCAGATGTTCCTGGCGCTGTACAAGAACGGGTACGTCGTCCCGAAGACGCAGATGGGCGCGATCAGCCCGTCGACCGGGCGCACGCTGCCCGACCGCTACGTCGAGGGCACCTGCCCGATCTGCGGCTACGACGGCGCGCGCGGCGACCAGTGCGACAACTGCGGCAACCAGCTGGACCCGGCGGACCTGAAGAACCCCCGCTCGAAGATCAACGGCGAGGTGCCGAAGTTCGTCGAGACCGAGCACTTCTTCCTGGATCTGCCGGCCTTCTCCGAGTCACTGGGCAGCTGGCTGTCCACCCGCACCGACTGGCGTCCGAACGTGCTGCGGTTCTCCGCGAACCTGGCCGAGAACCTCAAGCCGCGGGCGATCACGCGTGACCTCGACTGGGGCGTTCCGGTGCCGCTGGACGGCTGGAACGAACAGTCGATGAAGAAGATCTACGTCTGGTTCGATGCAGTGATCGGCTACCTCTCGGCGTCGGTCGAGTGGGCGCGGCGCACGCCGGACCCGGACGCCTGGAAGGCCTGGTGGACCGACCCGGCCGCGCAGGCCTACTACTTCATGGGCAAGGACAACATCACGTTCCACTCGGTGATGTGGCCGTCGATCCTGCTCGGCCAGAACGGCGCGGGCGACCGCGGGGGGGAGCCCGGCCCGTTCGGCACGCTGAACCTGCCCAGCGAGGTCGTCTCCTCGGAGTACCTGACGATGAGCGGGTCGAAGTTCTCCACCTCCCGCGGCACCGTGATCTACGTCGGAGACTTCCTGCGCGAGTTCGGCCCGGACGCGCTGCGCTACTTCATCTCGGCGGCCGGCCCGGAGAACCAGGACACCGACTTCACCTGGGACGAGTTCGTCCGCCGCACGAACTTCGAGCTGGCCAACGAGTGGGGCAACCTCGTCAACCGGTCGATCTCGCTGGCGCACAAGAACGTCGGTGCGATCCCGACGCCGACCGCCCCGACCGACGACGACGCGGCGATGCTGGCGACGTCGAGAGCCGGATTCGACACCGTCGGCGAGCTGCTCGGACGCAACCGGTTCAAGCAGGCGCTGGGCGAGGCGATGCGGGTGATCGGCTCGGCGAACAAGTACCTCTCCGACCAGGAGCCGTGGAAGCGCAAGGACGACCCGGAGCGCCGGGACACGATCCTGCACACCGCGCTGCAGGTCGTGCAGGACGCGAACACGCTGCTCACCCCGTTCCTGCCGCACGCCGCGCAGAAGGTGCACGAGGCACTCGGCAACACCGGGGTGTGGGCCGCGCAGCCGCAGCTGCAGGAGGTCGACGACCTCGGCGACGGGCCGTCCTACCCGGTGCTCACCGGCGACTACGCCGGCGAGGCCGCCCGCTGGGAGTCCACGCCGATCGAGGTCGGACGCCCGCTGGCCAAGCCGAGCCCGATCTTCGGCAAGCTCGACCCGAAGCTCGGCGAGACCGGTCCCGAGTGGGCCCCGATCTCCTCGTGA
- a CDS encoding ATP-binding cassette domain-containing protein, translating to MNSFTVGRDDTIIEVDGLTKIYGDVRALDGVSFTARRGSVLGLLGPNGSGKTTTVRVLSTLLRADSGLATVLGHDVATDPGAVRRRIGLTGQYAAVDEALTGVDNLVLIARLLDLPRRTARARADELIDRFGLRDAAKRRVRTYSGGMRRRLDLAASLIGRPDVLFLDEPTTGLDPRHRNEVWESVRELAEDGVTVLLTTQYLEEADQLANDLVVLDSGKVIASGTASTLKARVGGSRLHVRPSETGDITAATAIVAELTGTAPSVDPSGEITAPAAEQALLYRAGDRLDRAGITVAEIGVRLPSLDDVFLTLTGRAAESAGDTHEESAA from the coding sequence ATGAACTCCTTCACCGTGGGCCGTGACGACACGATCATCGAGGTCGACGGCCTGACCAAGATCTACGGCGACGTCCGCGCCCTGGACGGCGTCTCGTTCACCGCCCGCCGCGGGTCCGTGCTCGGGCTGCTCGGCCCGAACGGCTCCGGCAAGACGACGACCGTCCGGGTGCTGTCCACCCTGCTGCGCGCCGACTCCGGCCTGGCCACCGTGCTCGGTCATGACGTCGCCACCGACCCGGGCGCGGTCCGCAGGCGGATCGGCCTCACCGGCCAGTACGCCGCCGTCGACGAGGCGCTGACCGGCGTCGACAACCTGGTGCTGATCGCCCGGCTGCTCGACCTGCCGCGGCGCACCGCCCGCGCCCGCGCCGACGAGCTGATCGACCGGTTCGGGCTGCGCGACGCGGCGAAGCGCCGGGTCCGCACCTACTCCGGCGGCATGCGCCGTCGCCTCGACCTGGCCGCCAGCCTGATCGGGCGCCCCGACGTGCTGTTCCTCGACGAGCCGACGACCGGCCTGGACCCGCGGCACCGCAACGAGGTGTGGGAGTCGGTCCGGGAGCTGGCCGAGGACGGCGTCACCGTGCTGCTCACCACGCAGTACCTGGAGGAGGCCGACCAGCTCGCCAACGACCTGGTCGTGCTCGACTCCGGCAAGGTGATCGCCTCCGGGACGGCGTCGACGCTCAAGGCCCGTGTCGGCGGCAGCCGTCTGCACGTGCGCCCGTCCGAGACGGGAGACATCACCGCGGCCACCGCCATCGTCGCCGAGCTGACCGGCACCGCGCCGTCGGTGGACCCGTCCGGCGAGATCACCGCCCCGGCCGCCGAACAGGCCCTGCTGTACCGGGCCGGCGACCGGCTCGACCGGGCCGGCATCACCGTCGCCGAGATCGGGGTGCGCCTGCCGAGCCTCGACGACGTCTTCCTCACCCTCACCGGCCGCGCGGCCGAGTCCGCCGGCGACACCCACGAGGAGTCCGCAGCATGA